The DNA window CCGCTGGCGGAGGCGATTGCAGGTTTTATAAGGAAGCAAAAACCGCTTTCGGACTTGGCAGCGATAATTCCGGTGCCGAGGTCCGACATTGCGCAGTCGTTCCGGCCGGTGGAGCTTGTCGCGAACGCGGTCGGCAAAATGACGAATCTGCCGGTTCCGAAAAATTATTTGACAAAAACAAAAAAAACCACTCCGCTGAAAAACATTGACGAAAGAATCAGGCGGAGAACGGAGCTGAAGGACGCGTTCAAGGTTGCGGACAGCCGCTTCGCGGACTCGCACGTACTGATTCTCGACGATCTTTTCCGGTCGGGCGAAACCCTTCGCGCGATCGCGAGCATGCTCAAGTCCGCAAAAGCCGCGGGCAAAATATCCGTACTGACCGCCACGGCCACGAGGTCGAAGCGCTGATGACGGGCGAAGAAAGGGCTTGGCTCAAAATAGCAGCGGTTCGCGGCGTGGGCGACAAAAAACTTTGGATGCTGGCGGATCTAGTTTGGCGCGAAGGCGGATCCCTCTCTTGGCTGATGGAGCATCCCGATCATCTTGAATCAAGTCTGAAAATCAAATTGAATCCGGATGACGGCGTTTACTCGGAAAGCGGCGCAGACAACGCTTTCGATTACTTGGAGCGCAACGGCATAGAGGTGCTGCATCCGCTTCACGGCGACTTCCCGCCGAGGCTGGTGATTCGAAAGGATTTTCCCGGCGTTTCGCCGCTGCTGTACGCGCTTGGAAACAGGAAAATTTTCGAACGCACCTCGGTGTCCGTAGTGGGGTCGCGGCGGGCCTCGCAGTCCGCGGTTGCAATCGCGCAAAATCTTGCGCGCGAACTTGCGGAAAACTGCATCAACGTCACGTCCGGCTACGCGAACGGAGTAGATCTCGCGGCCCACGCCGGAGCGCTTATGGCCCGCGGCACTACGACGGCGGTGCTGGCCGACGGGATATCAAGGTTTCGAATGAATCCAACGCTGGGGGAATTTTCCACGGAAGACAACATGCTTGTCGTTTCCCAATTCAATCCGAGCGCGGTTTGGACGCCTTACAACGCGATGAAACGCAACAAACTCGTCTGCGCCTTGTCCGACGCCGTGGTCGTAATCCGGTCGGGCGCGGAAAGGGATGCCGACGGCCGGATGAGCGGAACATTCGACGCGGGCATGTCCGCGCTCAAAATGGGCATTCCGCTGTTTGTCGTCGCCCCGGAGAACCTGGAGGATGATTGCGCGGGCAATCGTGCGCTGATTGACAAAGGCGGAATATCGTGGAATCCGACGGACGGCGCCGGCATGATCGCCGTCGAAGCGGAAAAATGCCACTCAAGTTTAACCGCCGGCATCGGCGCGCGGGAAAGCGATAATTCGGAATCCCGGCAAATGACGCTGTTTAAATAGGAGCCCAGCACATGCGCGATCAATCCGAATATCCCTACGTCACAATCCTGGACGTACGCCACAAGCCTCTTGAAATAATCGACCTCGGCGCGCTCGCCGACGCCTGTCCGCACGAGTGGTACAACGAGACGCTAGCAGCGATCAACGGCTCCGTCGTGCGCCTCGGCGTGGTGCGCGGCGAGTACCACTGGCACAAGCACGAGCGCGACGACGAGTTTTTCTACGTCGTCGAGGGAAAGCTGTTGATCGACATTGCGGAGAGCGGGGATGCCGGGACGGAGTGTGAAGCCGGCGCGGACGGCGTTCATGCGCGCTTCCGCACCATCGAGCTTGCTCCACGCCAGGGATTCGTCGTCCTGAAGGGCGTCGTGCACCGCACGCGGGC is part of the bacterium genome and encodes:
- a CDS encoding ComF family protein yields the protein MHTVRSIPLGMDEWGREHFETTRTEIGEALYRLKYRNDRTQVEPLAEAIAGFIRKQKPLSDLAAIIPVPRSDIAQSFRPVELVANAVGKMTNLPVPKNYLTKTKKTTPLKNIDERIRRRTELKDAFKVADSRFADSHVLILDDLFRSGETLRAIASMLKSAKAAGKISVLTATATRSKR
- a CDS encoding DNA-processing protein DprA, which translates into the protein MTGEERAWLKIAAVRGVGDKKLWMLADLVWREGGSLSWLMEHPDHLESSLKIKLNPDDGVYSESGADNAFDYLERNGIEVLHPLHGDFPPRLVIRKDFPGVSPLLYALGNRKIFERTSVSVVGSRRASQSAVAIAQNLARELAENCINVTSGYANGVDLAAHAGALMARGTTTAVLADGISRFRMNPTLGEFSTEDNMLVVSQFNPSAVWTPYNAMKRNKLVCALSDAVVVIRSGAERDADGRMSGTFDAGMSALKMGIPLFVVAPENLEDDCAGNRALIDKGGISWNPTDGAGMIAVEAEKCHSSLTAGIGARESDNSESRQMTLFK
- a CDS encoding cupin domain-containing protein, with protein sequence MRDQSEYPYVTILDVRHKPLEIIDLGALADACPHEWYNETLAAINGSVVRLGVVRGEYHWHKHERDDEFFYVVEGKLLIDIAESGDAGTECEAGADGVHARFRTIELAPRQGFVVLKGVVHRTRAEVRTVILMVENAGIIPTGD